A single genomic interval of Primulina huaijiensis isolate GDHJ02 chromosome 7, ASM1229523v2, whole genome shotgun sequence harbors:
- the LOC140981394 gene encoding ultraviolet-B receptor UVR8 isoform X2, producing the protein MLRFLQIQSRSQSDLLTGLTRRWMSAKTTVMSFGDGSQGALGLPASKMGLGFDAFEPTPVSGLPPDVSSIAAGHYHSLAVTSFGHLWAWGRNSEAQLGRGTLSSRESWNEPRRVEGLNEVRVRAAFASGVVSSAIGNDGSLWVWGKSKRGQLGLGKDITEAVLPTRVEALLDQEIIKVSLGWGHALALTKDGKLYGWGYYADGRMGNIGKTLEASPLDLIADKIKSTNKDSKSMFEAAEKLVLEAIEKEDDMPIIWEPTLVEDLQNVDVADVACGLDHSLVLCSDGTLLSGGSNVYGQLGREKSDLGLHPVDIQLRPISIASGVGHSLAICEHISSEATKQAPSVVTWGWNQNCQLGRKGSENVPMVVETLVGEKPILVSGGRVHSIASTAKQEVWSWGCGRNGRLGLGSSADEFEPMLVESLKGFQVLGAVAGFDHNLVLVAE; encoded by the exons ATGCTACGATTCCTCCAGATCCAGAGTCGGTCTCAATCGGACCTCCTGACCGGGTTGACCCGGAGATGGATGTCCGCGAAGACGACGGTGATGAGCTTCGGGGACGGATCCCAGGGTGCTCTGGGCTTGCCCGCTTCCAAAATGGGCCTGGGATTCGACGCGTTCGAGCCCACTCCAGTCTCTGGCCTCCCGCCCGATGTCTCCAGCATCGCCGCCGGTCACTACCACTCCCTCGCCGTCACTTCTTTCGGTCATCTCTGGGCATGGGGCCGCAATTCCGAAGCTCAGCTTGGCCGCGGCACGCTTTCTTCTAG AGAGAGTTGGAATGAACCACGGAGAGTGGAAGGACTAAATGAAGTGAGGGTTCGAGCTGCATTTGCATCTGGTGTTGTATCTTCTGCAATTGGAAATGATGGCTCTTTGTGGGTATGGGGAAAGTCCAAGCGTGGGCAGCTAGGTCTCGGAAAAGATATCACTGAGGCTGTATTGCCGACAAGAGTTGAAGCACTTTTGGATCAGGAGATAATTAAG GTTTCGCTAGGTTGGGGCCATGCCCTTGCACTAACAAAAGATGGAAAACTATATGGCTGGGGTTATTATGCGGATGGTAGAATGGGGAACATTGGAAAAACTTTAGAGGCCTCTCCTCTAGATTTGATTgctgataaaataaaatcaacaaaCAAAGATTCAAAATCGATGTTTGAAGCTGCTGAGAAATTGGTCTTAGAGGCAATAGAGAAGGAAGATGATATGCCAATCATATGGGAACCTACTTTGGTTGAAGATTTGCAGAATGTAGATGTTGCTGATGTAGCATGTGGCCTTGATCATTCTTTAGTACTTTGCA GTGATGGTACTCTTTTAAGCGGGGGAAGCAATGTGTATGGTCAGTTGGGTAGAGAAAAAAGTGATTTAGGATTACATCCTGTCGACATTCAGCTCAGGCCTATCAGTATAGCATCAGGAGTTGGGCATTCATTGGCAATTTGTGAACATATATCATCAGAAGCAACTAAACAGGCACCAAGTGTCGTTACATGGGGCTGGAACCAAAATTGTCAACTTGGGAGGAAAGGGTCAGAGAATGTACCGATGGTGGTTGAGACTTTGGTTGGTGAAAAGCCAATTTTGGTTTCTGGAGGACGGGTGCATTCTATAGCAAGCACAGCCAAGCAAGAGGTCTGGAGTTGGGGATGTGGCAGAAATGGTAGACTCGGACTGGGGAGCTCTGCCGATGAATTTGAACCTATGTTGGTTGAAAGTTTGAAAGGTTTTCAGGTGTTGGGAGCTGTGGCAGGTTTTGATCATAATCTTGTTCTGGTTGCTGAATAA
- the LOC140980200 gene encoding C2 domain-containing protein At1g53590-like isoform X2 has product MWSLCMEQIVSQKILLPMVPWFLQKYKPWTVKDAEVQHLYLGRSPPMFTEIRVLRQTNDDDHLVMELGMNFRTADDMSAILGVKLRKRLGFGMPVKLHLLGMHVEGKVLVGIKFIRKWPFISRLRVCFTGPPYFQMTVKPIFTHGLDVTELPGIAGWIDNLLALVFEQTLVEPNMLVVDVEKFVSPEPDNWFSMDVKDPVGHVKVEVLEGADMNPSDLNGLADPYVKGRLGPYRFLSKTKKKTLAPKWQEEFKIPIVTWESQNMLSLEVRDKDHIFDDMMGDCEVNINELRDGQRHDMWLPLKNIKMGRLHLAITVSEICEKVVGVACDTEGPDGVVDKRISFAADSIKKGSFSSLPSEKSPKVLADEFEPINIEGYPETGIWIHHPGSEVLQVWEPRKGKLRHLDSQRIEGQARVDGGDAYQSLKSTGSNGSQNDGTSTDESVDTNKSHSTNPVRKGLRKIGSVFRRSPRTEDKPVSLEVLDPSPRYNITESHDKKVGVRLVVDDAFVASSAKTPKGENSQEHCEIESPNQGHIKDRAKSILKHAGHGLKRGFSRKASRKYKAESGLSPTGKNDSLDQSSSDDESRTLSADVPLPESVFVGSDVSSPASNTGNNSFKSNDPVVEKATLSGIRDSNPPKTEF; this is encoded by the exons ATGTGGTCTCTCTGCATGGAGCAGATAGTTTCTCAGAAAATTCTTCTCCCAATGGTTCCATGGTTCTTGCAAAAATATAAACCTTGGACGGTG AAAGATGCGGAGGTTCAGCATCTCTACTTGGGGAGATCCCCGCCCATGTTCACTGAAATTCGGGTTCTTCGACAAACCAATGATGATGATCACTTG GTTATGGAACTGGGAATGAATTTCCGCACGGCTGATGATATGAGTGCAATACTTGGTGTCAAATTGAGGAAAAGATTAGGTTTTGGAATGCCGGTTAAATTGCATTTATTGGGCATGCATGTTGAAGGGAAG GTGTTGGTTGGCATAAAGTTCATTCGGAAGTGGCCATTTATTAGTCGTTTGCGTGTATGTTTTACTGGTCCACCATATTTTCAGATGACAGTGAAGCCTATTTTCACTCATGGCCTAGATGTAACAGAACTCCCAGGCATTGCTGGGTGGATA GATAATCTTCTGGCCCTTGTGTTTGAGCAAACACTGGTGGAG CCCAACATGTTGGTAGTTGATGTTGAAAAATTTGTTTCACCAGAACCAG ATAATTGGTTTTCCATGGACGTCAAGGATCCTGTTGGCCATGTTAAAGTTGAAGTACTCGAAGGGGCTGATATGAATCCATCGGACTTGAATG GTTTGGCTGATCCATATGTGAAAGGTCGTTTAGGACCTTATAGATTTCTTTCTAAGACAAAGAAGAAAACTTTGGCTCCAAAATGGCAGGAAGAGTTCAAGATTCCTATTGTTACATGGGAATCACAAAATATGCTCTCTCTTGAAGTTCGTGACAAGGATCATATATTTGATGACATGATGGG AGATTGTGAAGTAAATATCAATGAACTTAGGGATGGCCAGAGGCATGACATGTGGTTGCCTTTGAAGAACATTAAAATGGGAAGATTGCATCTCGCAATAACTGTGTCTGAAATCTGTGAAAAG GTTGTAGGAGTTGCATGCGATACAGAAGGTCCTGATGGTGTTGTTGATAAGAGAATCTCCTTTGCAGCGGATTCTATTAAAAAAGGCTCTTTTTCATCATTGCCATCAGAAAAATCCCCAAAAGTACTCGCTGATGAGTTTGAGCCAATTAATATTGAAGGCTATCCAGAAACTGGGATCTGGATCCATCACCCTGGTAGTGAGGTTTTACAGGTTTGGGAACCAAGAAAGGGGAAGCTTCGACACCTTGACAGTCAACGTATTGAAGGGCAAGCTCGAGTTGATGGTGGTGATGCTTATCAAAGCTTGAAATCAACGGGGTCGAATGGTAGCCAGAATGATGGCACTAGCACAGATGAAAGTGTCGATACTAACAAGTCCCATTCAACCAATCCAGTTCGAAAGGGTCTTAGGAAGATTGGTTCGGTATTTCGTAGGAGTCCAAGAACCGAGGACAAACCAGTCTCTCTCGAGGTGCTAGACCCATCTCCACGCTATAACATTACGGAATCACATGACAAGAAAGTTGGGGTCAGGCTTGTTGTAGATGACGCCTTTGTTGCTTCATCTGCAAAGACTCCAAAAGGTGAGAATTCACAAGAACACTGTGAGATCGAAAGTCCAAATCAAGGGCATATAAAGGATAGGGCCAAGAGTATTCTGAAACATGCTGGTCATGGATTAAAGCGTGGCTTTTCGAGGAAAGCATCGAGAAAGTACAAAGCTGAGTCGGGATTGTCGCCCACTGGAAAAAACGACAGTTTGGATCAGTCGTCATCTGATGACGAGTCTCGTACATTGTCAGCTGATGTTCCACTTCCAGAATCTGTTTTTGTGGGTTCAGATGTTTCTAGTCCAGCATCAAATACCGGCAATAATTCTTTCAAGTCAAATGACCCAGTAGTTGAGAAGGCAACCCTCTCTGGTATTCGTGATTCAAATCCCCCGAAAACAGAATTTTGA
- the LOC140980200 gene encoding C2 domain-containing protein At1g53590-like isoform X1 yields the protein MGSILEAAILHHVCIVLVLLWLLNSFNCCHPVAYFVSLIYLYLAHEVYATKLRKKLQFEEKRESNQRRVLVESETVRWLNHAIEKMWSLCMEQIVSQKILLPMVPWFLQKYKPWTVKDAEVQHLYLGRSPPMFTEIRVLRQTNDDDHLVMELGMNFRTADDMSAILGVKLRKRLGFGMPVKLHLLGMHVEGKVLVGIKFIRKWPFISRLRVCFTGPPYFQMTVKPIFTHGLDVTELPGIAGWIDNLLALVFEQTLVEPNMLVVDVEKFVSPEPDNWFSMDVKDPVGHVKVEVLEGADMNPSDLNGLADPYVKGRLGPYRFLSKTKKKTLAPKWQEEFKIPIVTWESQNMLSLEVRDKDHIFDDMMGDCEVNINELRDGQRHDMWLPLKNIKMGRLHLAITVSEICEKVVGVACDTEGPDGVVDKRISFAADSIKKGSFSSLPSEKSPKVLADEFEPINIEGYPETGIWIHHPGSEVLQVWEPRKGKLRHLDSQRIEGQARVDGGDAYQSLKSTGSNGSQNDGTSTDESVDTNKSHSTNPVRKGLRKIGSVFRRSPRTEDKPVSLEVLDPSPRYNITESHDKKVGVRLVVDDAFVASSAKTPKGENSQEHCEIESPNQGHIKDRAKSILKHAGHGLKRGFSRKASRKYKAESGLSPTGKNDSLDQSSSDDESRTLSADVPLPESVFVGSDVSSPASNTGNNSFKSNDPVVEKATLSGIRDSNPPKTEF from the exons ATGGGTAGTATACTGGAGGCTGCGATACTGCATCATGTGTGCATTGTTTTGGTTCTGCTTTGGTTGCTTAATTCCTTCAACTGTTGCCACCCCGTTGCTTACTTTGTCTCcttgatttatttgtatttg GCTCATGAAGTATATGCGACCAAGTTGAGGAAGAAGTTGCAGTTTGAGGAGAAGAGAGAGTCTAATCAAAGACGG GTGCTCGTGGAATCTGAAACTGTAAGATGGTTGAACCATGCTATCGAAAAGATGTGGTCTCTCTGCATGGAGCAGATAGTTTCTCAGAAAATTCTTCTCCCAATGGTTCCATGGTTCTTGCAAAAATATAAACCTTGGACGGTG AAAGATGCGGAGGTTCAGCATCTCTACTTGGGGAGATCCCCGCCCATGTTCACTGAAATTCGGGTTCTTCGACAAACCAATGATGATGATCACTTG GTTATGGAACTGGGAATGAATTTCCGCACGGCTGATGATATGAGTGCAATACTTGGTGTCAAATTGAGGAAAAGATTAGGTTTTGGAATGCCGGTTAAATTGCATTTATTGGGCATGCATGTTGAAGGGAAG GTGTTGGTTGGCATAAAGTTCATTCGGAAGTGGCCATTTATTAGTCGTTTGCGTGTATGTTTTACTGGTCCACCATATTTTCAGATGACAGTGAAGCCTATTTTCACTCATGGCCTAGATGTAACAGAACTCCCAGGCATTGCTGGGTGGATA GATAATCTTCTGGCCCTTGTGTTTGAGCAAACACTGGTGGAG CCCAACATGTTGGTAGTTGATGTTGAAAAATTTGTTTCACCAGAACCAG ATAATTGGTTTTCCATGGACGTCAAGGATCCTGTTGGCCATGTTAAAGTTGAAGTACTCGAAGGGGCTGATATGAATCCATCGGACTTGAATG GTTTGGCTGATCCATATGTGAAAGGTCGTTTAGGACCTTATAGATTTCTTTCTAAGACAAAGAAGAAAACTTTGGCTCCAAAATGGCAGGAAGAGTTCAAGATTCCTATTGTTACATGGGAATCACAAAATATGCTCTCTCTTGAAGTTCGTGACAAGGATCATATATTTGATGACATGATGGG AGATTGTGAAGTAAATATCAATGAACTTAGGGATGGCCAGAGGCATGACATGTGGTTGCCTTTGAAGAACATTAAAATGGGAAGATTGCATCTCGCAATAACTGTGTCTGAAATCTGTGAAAAG GTTGTAGGAGTTGCATGCGATACAGAAGGTCCTGATGGTGTTGTTGATAAGAGAATCTCCTTTGCAGCGGATTCTATTAAAAAAGGCTCTTTTTCATCATTGCCATCAGAAAAATCCCCAAAAGTACTCGCTGATGAGTTTGAGCCAATTAATATTGAAGGCTATCCAGAAACTGGGATCTGGATCCATCACCCTGGTAGTGAGGTTTTACAGGTTTGGGAACCAAGAAAGGGGAAGCTTCGACACCTTGACAGTCAACGTATTGAAGGGCAAGCTCGAGTTGATGGTGGTGATGCTTATCAAAGCTTGAAATCAACGGGGTCGAATGGTAGCCAGAATGATGGCACTAGCACAGATGAAAGTGTCGATACTAACAAGTCCCATTCAACCAATCCAGTTCGAAAGGGTCTTAGGAAGATTGGTTCGGTATTTCGTAGGAGTCCAAGAACCGAGGACAAACCAGTCTCTCTCGAGGTGCTAGACCCATCTCCACGCTATAACATTACGGAATCACATGACAAGAAAGTTGGGGTCAGGCTTGTTGTAGATGACGCCTTTGTTGCTTCATCTGCAAAGACTCCAAAAGGTGAGAATTCACAAGAACACTGTGAGATCGAAAGTCCAAATCAAGGGCATATAAAGGATAGGGCCAAGAGTATTCTGAAACATGCTGGTCATGGATTAAAGCGTGGCTTTTCGAGGAAAGCATCGAGAAAGTACAAAGCTGAGTCGGGATTGTCGCCCACTGGAAAAAACGACAGTTTGGATCAGTCGTCATCTGATGACGAGTCTCGTACATTGTCAGCTGATGTTCCACTTCCAGAATCTGTTTTTGTGGGTTCAGATGTTTCTAGTCCAGCATCAAATACCGGCAATAATTCTTTCAAGTCAAATGACCCAGTAGTTGAGAAGGCAACCCTCTCTGGTATTCGTGATTCAAATCCCCCGAAAACAGAATTTTGA
- the LOC140981429 gene encoding pentatricopeptide repeat-containing protein At1g53600, mitochondrial — translation MVVCMKPNPMLYFHRSLCLLTITTLPEINLNLYSTFSTRALSKQPTRTSKFVVYCNTQITKHGQNGDIFEAESIFHRMPAKNVVSYTALLSAYANNGKITDARWVFDEMPHRTVAAWNAMITAYVRNVKGFNGIEEAYRLFLRMPNRNAVSYAVMIKGFVKAGKLDEAGRLYGETPRSYQDPFCSNVMINGFLKSGKLKEAVKIFKGMSEKNAVTWSSMVDGYCKNGRVGAAKKLFDLVEECRNEFTWCAMIDGYMKAGCFEDGFELFLRMRREDNVGVEPTVVTVVFESCGKMNRFREGCQLHGLFSRLGFEFDVFLGNSILTMYTRLGCMGAARKMFVTMNKRDVVSWNSLLYGYVQAGRLEEACEIFEKADVKDSVTWTTMITGFSSKGLMEKCIDLFNKMPEWDDVAWTAIISGFVHNGKHEEAICWFIQMLRTAVRPNSLTLSSLLCASAGLAYLNHGLQMHALTFKMNMEHDLSIQNSLASMYSRCGSINDAYLIFKSITAPNIVSFNSMINGFAHNGYGEEAFELFRQLIDDELKPNEVTLLGVLSACTHMGLVDEGWEYFRSMSTFYGMTPGPDHYACMVDLLGRAGLLDEAIKLIKSMPFKAHSGIWGALLGASRTHLRIDLANLAAQRILELEPNNVVPYVVLSDIYSILGKRREEEQMRLSKRLSGIKKSPGYSWITVKDKVKLFLSGDISDVYFEHMKATLRTFLSETTQLHSLHTDWIPP, via the coding sequence ATGGTAGTGTGCATGAAACCAAATCCCATGCTTTATTTCCATAGATCTCTCTGTTTACTCACTATAACCACTTTGCCAGAAATTAATCTCAACCTCTATTCGACTTTCTCTACTCGAGCTCTCTCTAAACAGCCTACCAGAACCAGCAAGTTTGTCGTTTACTGCAACACCCAGATAACGAAACATGGCCAGAACGGCGACATCTTTGAGGCGGAGTCGATATTCCATCGCATGCCTGCAAAAAATGTGGTTTCTTACACCGCTTTGCTTTCAGCTTATGCGAACAACGGTAAAATCACCGACGCCCGGTGGGTGTTTGATGAAATGCCCCATAGAACTGTTGCCGCATGGAATGCGATGATAACTGCGTATGTGAGGAATGTGAAAGGATTTAATGGGATTGAAGAGGCCTATAGATTGTTTTTGCGGATGCCAAATAGAAACGCGGTGTCTTATGCTGTGATGATCAAAGGTTTTGTCAAGGCAGGTAAGTTGGACGAGGCTGGAAGGTTGTATGGCGAGACACCAAGAAGTTATCAGGATCCGTTTTGCTCCAACGTTATGATAAATGGATTTTTGAAAAGTGGGAAGTTGAAGGAGGCTGTCAAAATTTTTAAGGGTATGTCGGAGAAGAATGCCGTGACTTGGAGCTCAATGGTGGATGGTTATTGCAAGAATGGTAGAGTTGGTGCGGCCAAAAAATTGTTTGATTTGGTGGAAGAATGTAGAAATGAGTTTACTTGGTGTGCGATGATCGATGGATATATGAAAGCGGGATGTTTTGAGGACGGTTTTGAATTGTTCTTGCGAATGAGAAGGGAAGATAACGTGGGAGTTGAGCCTACTGTTGTGACAGTAGTTTTTGAGTCTTGCGGCAAAATGAATAGATTCAGAGAAGGATGTCAATTGCATGGGTTGTTCAGCCGTTTGGGATTTGAGTTTGATGTGTTCTTGGGCAATTCTATTCTGACAATGTATACGAGATTGGGTTGTATGGGTGCCGCAAGAAAAATGTTTGTTACAATGAATAAAAGAGATGTGGTTTCCTGGAATTCTCTTCTTTACGGTTATGTTCAAGCTGGAAGACTTGAAGAGGCTTGTGAAATTTTTGAGAAGGCAGATGTCAAAGATTCAGTCACTTGGACGACCATGATTACAGGATTCTCTAGTAAAGGTTTAATGGAAAAATGCATTGATTTATTCAATAAGATGCCTGAGTGGGATGATGTTGCTTGGACTGCTATTATTTCAGGATTTGTTCATAATGGAAAACATGAAGAGGCTATCTGTTGGTTCATTCAGATGCTTAGGACTGCTGTAAGGCCAAATTCTCTTACTTTGAGTAGCTTACTTTGTGCTTCAGCTGGTTTAGCATATTTGAACCACGGTCTGCAAATGCATGCTCTTACCTTTAAAATGAATATGGAACATGATTTGTCTATCCAAAACTCTCTTGCCTCAATGTATTCAAGATGTGGAAGCATAAATGATGCCTACTTGATATTCAAATCCATTACTGCACCCAACATTGTTTCATTCAATTCTATGATAAACGGATTTGCCCATAACGGATATGGAGAAGAAGCATTCGAGTTATTTAGGCAATTGATTGATGATGAGCTGAAGCCTAATGAAGTTACATTACTTGGTGTTTTGTCTGCTTGTACCCATATGGGACTTGTAGATGAGGGATGGGAGTACTTCAGATCTATGAGCACGTTCTATGGGATGACTCCAGGTCCTGATCATTATGCTTGCATGGTTGATCTCCTTGGCAGAGCTGGGTTACTTGATGAAGCCATAAAACTGATAAAGTCAATGCCATTCAAGGCACATTCAGGAATATGGGGGGCCCTTCTTGGTGCTAGCAGGACTCACCTACGTATTGATCTTGCAAACCTGGCAGCCCAGCGCATTTTAGAACTTGAACCAAATAATGTGGTTCCATATGTGGTATTGTCAGATATTTATAGCATTTTAGGGAAGAGGAGGGAGGAAGAACAGATGAGATTGTCCAAAAGATTAAGTGGCATAAAAAAAAGTCCGGGTTACAGTTGGATTACTGTGAAGGATAAGGTTAAGTTGTTCCTTTCAGGAGATATCTCTGATGTATATTTTGAACACATGAAAGCCACATTGAGGACATTTCTGTCTGAGACCACACAACTACATAGTCTTCACACTGATTGGATTCCACCATAA
- the LOC140981394 gene encoding ultraviolet-B receptor UVR8 isoform X1 — protein MLRFLQIQSRSQSDLLTGLTRRWMSAKTTVMSFGDGSQGALGLPASKMGLGFDAFEPTPVSGLPPDVSSIAAGHYHSLAVTSFGHLWAWGRNSEAQLGRGTLSSRESWNEPRRVEGLNEVRVRAAFASGVVSSAIGNDGSLWVWGKSKRGQLGLGKDITEAVLPTRVEALLDQEIIKVSLGWGHALALTKDGKLYGWGYYADGRMGNIGKTLEASPLDLIADKIKSTNKDSKSMFEAAEKLVLEAIEKEDDMPIIWEPTLVEDLQNVDVADVACGLDHSLVLCKTLFSVNMTTIKLISLQFSKIYVNVLGDGTLLSGGSNVYGQLGREKSDLGLHPVDIQLRPISIASGVGHSLAICEHISSEATKQAPSVVTWGWNQNCQLGRKGSENVPMVVETLVGEKPILVSGGRVHSIASTAKQEVWSWGCGRNGRLGLGSSADEFEPMLVESLKGFQVLGAVAGFDHNLVLVAE, from the exons ATGCTACGATTCCTCCAGATCCAGAGTCGGTCTCAATCGGACCTCCTGACCGGGTTGACCCGGAGATGGATGTCCGCGAAGACGACGGTGATGAGCTTCGGGGACGGATCCCAGGGTGCTCTGGGCTTGCCCGCTTCCAAAATGGGCCTGGGATTCGACGCGTTCGAGCCCACTCCAGTCTCTGGCCTCCCGCCCGATGTCTCCAGCATCGCCGCCGGTCACTACCACTCCCTCGCCGTCACTTCTTTCGGTCATCTCTGGGCATGGGGCCGCAATTCCGAAGCTCAGCTTGGCCGCGGCACGCTTTCTTCTAG AGAGAGTTGGAATGAACCACGGAGAGTGGAAGGACTAAATGAAGTGAGGGTTCGAGCTGCATTTGCATCTGGTGTTGTATCTTCTGCAATTGGAAATGATGGCTCTTTGTGGGTATGGGGAAAGTCCAAGCGTGGGCAGCTAGGTCTCGGAAAAGATATCACTGAGGCTGTATTGCCGACAAGAGTTGAAGCACTTTTGGATCAGGAGATAATTAAG GTTTCGCTAGGTTGGGGCCATGCCCTTGCACTAACAAAAGATGGAAAACTATATGGCTGGGGTTATTATGCGGATGGTAGAATGGGGAACATTGGAAAAACTTTAGAGGCCTCTCCTCTAGATTTGATTgctgataaaataaaatcaacaaaCAAAGATTCAAAATCGATGTTTGAAGCTGCTGAGAAATTGGTCTTAGAGGCAATAGAGAAGGAAGATGATATGCCAATCATATGGGAACCTACTTTGGTTGAAGATTTGCAGAATGTAGATGTTGCTGATGTAGCATGTGGCCTTGATCATTCTTTAGTACTTTGCA AAACTCTATTCTCAGTGAATATGACGACTATAAAGCTAATTTCACTCCAGTTCTCTAAAATATATGTGAATGTTTTAGGTGATGGTACTCTTTTAAGCGGGGGAAGCAATGTGTATGGTCAGTTGGGTAGAGAAAAAAGTGATTTAGGATTACATCCTGTCGACATTCAGCTCAGGCCTATCAGTATAGCATCAGGAGTTGGGCATTCATTGGCAATTTGTGAACATATATCATCAGAAGCAACTAAACAGGCACCAAGTGTCGTTACATGGGGCTGGAACCAAAATTGTCAACTTGGGAGGAAAGGGTCAGAGAATGTACCGATGGTGGTTGAGACTTTGGTTGGTGAAAAGCCAATTTTGGTTTCTGGAGGACGGGTGCATTCTATAGCAAGCACAGCCAAGCAAGAGGTCTGGAGTTGGGGATGTGGCAGAAATGGTAGACTCGGACTGGGGAGCTCTGCCGATGAATTTGAACCTATGTTGGTTGAAAGTTTGAAAGGTTTTCAGGTGTTGGGAGCTGTGGCAGGTTTTGATCATAATCTTGTTCTGGTTGCTGAATAA